In a genomic window of Candidatus Tumulicola sp.:
- a CDS encoding site-2 protease family protein, translated as MDYLPHDGDENTPPPAPQPQRSRGWIGTAGAAALAFLLKFKLLLFVGIKVLAPLWTFALSLWLYVVIFGWRLAVVVMLVLLAHELGHYFAFRAYGLPVRLPSFVPLLGAFTAGTAAANLEDDAYISLAGPVTGLGLSVACVLLAQAYDARFWYACADVAAFLNLFNMIPTPPFDGGRIVGAVWPPLWIGGFALFIAGAFLWHFPVFLVIIIGVLGLPSIVSTLRGHPDPRAATMTLAARVRVGVWYLGTTLGLFALVGYAHAAATGATAPGW; from the coding sequence GTGGATTACCTTCCGCACGACGGCGACGAGAACACGCCGCCTCCCGCTCCCCAGCCGCAACGCTCGCGTGGATGGATCGGAACCGCCGGCGCGGCCGCGCTCGCGTTTCTGCTCAAGTTCAAACTATTGCTGTTCGTGGGTATCAAAGTGCTGGCGCCGCTGTGGACGTTCGCGCTGTCGCTCTGGCTCTACGTCGTTATCTTCGGATGGCGGCTCGCGGTCGTCGTGATGCTCGTGCTGCTCGCGCACGAGCTCGGACACTACTTCGCGTTTCGCGCCTACGGATTGCCGGTTCGTCTTCCGTCCTTCGTTCCGTTGCTCGGTGCATTTACGGCCGGCACGGCCGCCGCAAACCTAGAAGACGACGCCTACATCTCGCTCGCCGGCCCGGTAACCGGTTTGGGGTTATCGGTAGCGTGCGTGCTGCTGGCGCAAGCGTACGATGCCCGCTTCTGGTATGCGTGCGCCGACGTCGCGGCGTTTTTAAATCTCTTCAATATGATTCCCACGCCGCCGTTCGACGGCGGACGGATCGTCGGCGCGGTGTGGCCGCCGTTATGGATCGGCGGATTCGCACTGTTTATCGCCGGCGCATTCCTTTGGCACTTTCCGGTGTTTTTAGTGATCATCATCGGCGTACTCGGCCTGCCGTCGATCGTTTCGACGTTGCGCGGCCACCCCGACCCGCGCGCCGCCACGATGACCCTCGCCGCCCGCGTACGCGTCGGAGTTTGGTATCTCGGAACGACGTTGGGGTTATTCGCGCTGGTCGGCTACGCGCACGCTGCGGCGACCGGCGCAACCGCGCCCGGGTGGTAG
- a CDS encoding hotdog domain-containing protein, producing the protein MTAKLDVGRAYSLQNRVDEWMTAEKTGNPGVDVLATSVLVQLVESAAVACIEPVLDPGQITLGTHIDLEHHKPVPVGFIIRTEVEVVMVDGPRVSFAVSVFDEQEAVAEGTHERYIMDRSKFRAKLEEKLA; encoded by the coding sequence ATGACCGCGAAACTCGACGTCGGCCGCGCGTACAGTCTGCAGAATCGCGTCGACGAATGGATGACGGCCGAGAAGACCGGCAATCCCGGTGTCGACGTGCTCGCCACGTCGGTGCTCGTGCAACTCGTCGAAAGCGCTGCGGTTGCCTGCATCGAGCCGGTGCTCGATCCGGGCCAGATCACGTTGGGGACCCATATCGACCTCGAACACCACAAACCGGTGCCGGTTGGTTTCATCATCCGCACCGAGGTCGAGGTCGTTATGGTGGATGGGCCGCGCGTCAGCTTTGCCGTTTCGGTCTTCGACGAGCAAGAAGCCGTCGCCGAGGGCACCCACGAGCGCTATATCATGGATCGCTCGAAGTTCCGCGCCAAGCTCGAGGAAAAGCTGGCATAG
- a CDS encoding efflux RND transporter periplasmic adaptor subunit gives MHYQRLGIAVLAATLVLSGCGKGGGAMQAPPLSVDAAAATRQNIATYITLDGQIAPFEQSTLAFQQSGTVVKVTVNIGDVVHKGALLAQIDPSTLQAQLSQAQAQASQQDASAKGAAVGLPVQTQTNNAAVVTAKASLENAKLVYEQNKQLYKQGYVSQTALQQSEASYVQAQSTYNNSVVGLRNNVVSAENVKAQQASAVAASAQANVLSTQLSQTTVYAPFEGVISNRLLDPGAYASPSQPVLQISRTDIVWINVNVPDEDLAYVRPGTVMRFKTSSLPDKTFTERIQTVNAVPTSGTLSYLARLQMSNPGDVLRGGMLIDATLVRQQANDAIVVPRSAVAQDQSGSTVYMIEGNKAVAVPVRVGVETDTLAQVMSPRITAGTQVITTRPDALKDGSVVAVNNGQAAPAAGAPKTH, from the coding sequence ATGCACTATCAACGGCTGGGAATTGCCGTGCTCGCCGCCACGCTGGTGCTGAGCGGCTGCGGAAAAGGCGGAGGCGCGATGCAAGCGCCGCCGCTTAGCGTCGACGCCGCTGCGGCGACGCGTCAAAATATTGCGACGTACATCACCCTCGACGGACAGATCGCTCCGTTCGAACAGTCGACGCTCGCCTTTCAACAGAGCGGAACGGTCGTCAAGGTAACAGTCAATATCGGCGACGTCGTTCATAAGGGCGCGTTGCTGGCACAAATCGATCCTTCGACGCTACAAGCGCAGCTGTCGCAAGCGCAGGCACAAGCATCGCAGCAGGATGCGTCCGCAAAAGGTGCCGCGGTCGGCCTGCCGGTGCAGACGCAGACCAATAACGCTGCGGTCGTCACCGCCAAAGCCTCGCTCGAGAACGCAAAACTGGTCTACGAGCAAAATAAACAACTCTATAAGCAAGGGTACGTTTCGCAGACCGCATTACAGCAGTCTGAGGCCAGCTACGTGCAAGCGCAATCGACATATAACAACTCGGTCGTCGGATTGCGTAATAACGTTGTAAGCGCAGAGAACGTCAAAGCGCAGCAAGCGTCGGCCGTCGCCGCCTCGGCCCAAGCCAACGTCTTGAGCACGCAGCTTTCGCAGACGACCGTGTACGCGCCGTTCGAGGGCGTGATTTCCAACCGCCTGCTCGATCCGGGCGCGTACGCAAGCCCGTCGCAACCCGTTTTGCAAATCTCGCGCACCGACATCGTCTGGATCAACGTAAACGTTCCGGACGAAGATCTGGCGTACGTGCGCCCTGGAACGGTCATGCGGTTCAAAACTTCGTCGCTTCCGGACAAGACCTTCACGGAGCGCATCCAGACCGTCAATGCGGTGCCTACGTCCGGAACGCTGTCGTATTTAGCTCGCCTTCAGATGAGCAATCCCGGCGATGTGTTGCGCGGCGGCATGCTGATCGACGCGACGCTCGTAAGACAGCAGGCCAACGATGCAATCGTCGTTCCGCGCAGCGCCGTCGCACAAGATCAGAGCGGCAGCACCGTGTACATGATCGAGGGTAACAAAGCCGTCGCCGTGCCGGTGCGGGTAGGCGTCGAAACCGACACGCTGGCGCAGGTCATGAGCCCACGGATCACGGCTGGAACGCAGGTCATCACGACGCGTCCGGACGCACTCAAAGACGGTAGCGTCGTGGCCGTGAACAACGGGCAAGCGGCGCCCGCGGCCGGCGCGCCTAAAACCCACTAA
- a CDS encoding NAD(P)/FAD-dependent oxidoreductase, which translates to MPVIAIVGGGFGGIAVAAQLERHLRPGEADIVVLSRDNYTLFTPMLPEVTSGELEVRHVVTPIRTQLRRSNFILSDVERIDVASRSLEYRHVLTGRRRTLPYDYVVLAMGSSTSTFGLPGVEKNVWALKTLHDADALRNRLVWLLELADTTDDVRRRRELLTLVVVGGGFTGVEAAGEMYELFRSVVRFYRNIRLDDVRMVLVEAGATLLAGLPAKMGVYAERVLKRRGIEVMTGDGVASADENGLTLQSGRRIDSATIVWSAGVAPSPMAAGLPLEKTKRGAIVTGADMRSVSDPSVWALGDCASIPDETGKPYPMTAQHAIREGPHLASNIVRVIRNQPTLPFKYHSLGMMAALGGRKAVAQLPGDRVITGFLAWFLWRSYYLLRLPGLDRQVRVAFDWTLDLIFPRDIAELRVEREEPGKPS; encoded by the coding sequence GTGCCTGTTATCGCCATCGTCGGCGGCGGATTCGGTGGAATCGCCGTCGCTGCGCAACTCGAACGCCACCTGCGCCCCGGCGAAGCCGACATCGTCGTGCTGAGCCGCGATAATTATACGCTTTTCACACCCATGCTGCCCGAAGTCACGTCCGGCGAGCTCGAAGTGCGGCACGTCGTTACCCCGATTCGCACGCAGCTACGACGCAGCAACTTCATTTTGAGCGACGTCGAACGCATCGATGTCGCGAGTCGGTCGCTGGAATACCGTCACGTGCTCACCGGACGGCGCCGCACGTTGCCGTACGACTACGTCGTGCTGGCGATGGGCTCGTCGACGTCGACCTTCGGATTGCCGGGCGTTGAAAAAAACGTGTGGGCGCTGAAAACGCTGCACGATGCCGACGCGCTGCGCAATCGGCTGGTGTGGCTGCTCGAACTCGCCGATACGACCGACGACGTCCGGCGACGGCGAGAACTGTTGACGCTCGTGGTCGTTGGCGGCGGCTTTACCGGTGTGGAAGCGGCCGGCGAAATGTACGAGCTCTTTCGCAGCGTCGTTCGTTTCTATCGCAACATCCGGCTCGACGACGTTCGCATGGTTTTGGTCGAAGCAGGTGCGACACTGCTCGCCGGATTGCCGGCAAAGATGGGCGTCTACGCCGAGCGTGTTTTGAAACGCCGCGGCATTGAAGTGATGACCGGCGACGGCGTTGCCTCGGCCGACGAAAACGGCTTGACGTTGCAGAGCGGAAGACGCATCGACAGTGCGACGATCGTATGGAGCGCCGGTGTCGCGCCGTCGCCGATGGCGGCCGGCCTTCCGCTCGAGAAAACGAAACGAGGCGCGATCGTCACCGGTGCGGATATGCGTTCGGTTTCGGATCCGTCCGTGTGGGCGCTGGGCGACTGCGCGTCGATTCCCGATGAGACGGGCAAACCGTATCCGATGACGGCGCAGCACGCGATTCGAGAAGGGCCGCATCTGGCCTCAAACATCGTGCGCGTCATACGTAACCAGCCGACGTTGCCGTTCAAATACCATTCGCTCGGCATGATGGCAGCGCTTGGCGGCCGCAAGGCGGTCGCGCAGCTTCCCGGCGACCGGGTGATCACCGGCTTTTTAGCGTGGTTCCTATGGCGGTCGTATTACTTGCTACGGTTGCCCGGCCTCGACCGGCAGGTTCGCGTGGCGTTCGACTGGACGCTCGACCTGATCTTCCCGCGCGATATCGCCGAGCTGCGCGTCGAGCGCGAAGAGCCCGGCAAGCCGTCGTAG
- a CDS encoding copper amine oxidase N-terminal domain-containing protein → MKRLSTGVLAVLMAAGLGLNAVAAQSPASHGNIGTNAIAQDQGSAPGAPPANFGSPPSGQIPILFNDHHVYTKPDVLKQGRVLAALVRGGTLLIPLRSMFEQMGATVSYDAASKTTTVSKSGAEVKVTVGKPEVVINGESRPLDVPPIIYQGNVLVPVRVISEGMGAYVQWLPDRHIVVVRYVVATPPPPPPTEAPPPPPTPTPTPLVKPYKDIYAAGDYIISPKVYNEFSPGTTACNSCAGFSFRLHGAVEFDLGNLPWMVEGDYRQYNYQHPSGNVTAIGGQFQTFVPSFNVRDYDLDARFGLRILKPRIYIGVGYLWRSNNAGYPAINNVGGGLEKLPDLDHPFSWYGSAYYYPNVKGTCGTGECPAGPYTLSYNVLKYDIGVDYSFQGIPLFLEGGYLGDRGYNLDAAPSGFSEAGPYVGIGIKF, encoded by the coding sequence TTGAAGCGACTGAGCACCGGAGTCCTAGCCGTGCTGATGGCAGCCGGTCTCGGACTCAATGCGGTCGCAGCCCAGTCTCCAGCATCGCATGGCAACATTGGAACCAACGCGATCGCTCAAGACCAGGGCTCGGCCCCGGGAGCTCCGCCGGCGAATTTTGGATCCCCGCCGTCGGGACAAATCCCGATTCTGTTCAACGACCATCACGTCTATACCAAGCCCGACGTCCTCAAGCAGGGTCGTGTGTTGGCCGCGCTCGTGCGCGGTGGAACGCTCCTGATCCCGCTTCGTTCGATGTTCGAGCAAATGGGTGCTACGGTGTCGTACGACGCCGCCAGCAAGACGACGACGGTAAGCAAGTCCGGCGCCGAGGTGAAGGTCACCGTCGGTAAGCCGGAGGTAGTGATCAATGGCGAATCGCGTCCCTTGGACGTTCCGCCGATCATCTATCAGGGCAACGTTCTCGTTCCCGTTCGCGTCATCTCGGAAGGGATGGGTGCCTACGTCCAATGGCTTCCGGACCGCCACATTGTGGTCGTTCGTTACGTCGTTGCGACGCCGCCGCCGCCCCCGCCGACCGAAGCTCCGCCGCCCCCGCCGACGCCCACGCCTACACCCTTGGTGAAGCCGTATAAGGACATCTACGCGGCCGGCGACTACATCATCTCGCCGAAGGTCTACAACGAATTCAGCCCGGGAACCACCGCCTGCAACTCGTGCGCCGGCTTCTCGTTCCGCCTGCATGGCGCGGTTGAGTTCGACCTCGGCAACCTCCCCTGGATGGTCGAAGGCGACTATCGTCAATACAACTACCAGCATCCCAGTGGAAACGTCACCGCGATCGGTGGTCAATTCCAGACCTTCGTTCCGTCCTTCAACGTGCGCGACTACGATCTGGACGCGCGCTTTGGCCTTCGTATCCTCAAGCCCCGCATCTACATCGGCGTCGGTTACCTCTGGCGCTCGAATAATGCAGGCTATCCGGCGATTAACAACGTCGGTGGAGGCCTCGAAAAACTGCCCGACCTGGATCACCCGTTCTCGTGGTACGGCAGCGCTTACTACTACCCGAACGTGAAGGGCACGTGCGGTACGGGCGAATGCCCGGCCGGACCCTACACGCTATCGTATAACGTTCTGAAGTACGATATCGGCGTAGACTACTCGTTCCAAGGCATCCCGCTCTTCCTCGAAGGCGGCTACCTTGGAGACCGCGGCTACAACCTAGACGCGGCCCCGAGCGGCTTCTCCGAGGCCGGACCTTATGTCGGTATCGGCATAAAGTTCTAA
- a CDS encoding TolC family protein: MTRAVSAAILIAAGVPVLGLAQTPAGDGGVTLPSPVPLPTNGGTPLPYPAYGTPAPDVAHLTQKAGIPTVVTVQQAVKIAVALSPVFAQANAQWAAIHARYTSSKQALLPGLSGTAQLGNEYSTQGFGVNVPGGIGPSPIPTVQPTGSGGLGSSASGRTTSESATINLQQLIYDGGRTIANIHSAKYADYAGRATLLRDLQTLAFNVATAYYAVLQDNATVVADAQLVKEFEVNEAAVVAQIKNGAAARSDLAAAQFQTAQSRGNLVTAQGSAIAAQSTFNTTLGLDADAEAVPKQISQQANQSNPTYALSLKRAFLLRPDFLSSNYTVTSDQENLRYAKLARFPILSGAASYGATRTLSSPYTNAYNTNAFSNDKAIGLTLTVPIYDQGVTNYNVALAAATLDTANANYNQTRLQVESDVRSALANLISARALLVQTNSELNAARVSLDATQAQYKVGATTIINVVTAEANLATAQADNIQAIYGVQNAQQNYLYATGTTDLQL, translated from the coding sequence GTGACCCGCGCAGTTTCGGCTGCGATCTTAATCGCTGCCGGAGTTCCGGTCTTGGGTCTGGCGCAAACCCCGGCGGGCGACGGCGGCGTCACTTTGCCCTCGCCGGTACCGTTGCCGACGAACGGTGGAACGCCGTTGCCCTATCCGGCGTATGGAACGCCGGCACCCGACGTCGCGCATCTCACGCAGAAAGCCGGAATTCCGACCGTCGTTACCGTGCAGCAGGCAGTCAAGATTGCGGTCGCTCTTTCGCCCGTTTTCGCGCAGGCCAACGCACAATGGGCCGCCATTCATGCGCGCTATACGTCGTCGAAACAGGCCTTGTTACCGGGCCTCAGCGGAACGGCCCAACTCGGCAACGAGTACAGCACCCAGGGGTTCGGGGTCAACGTGCCGGGTGGCATCGGCCCGAGCCCCATTCCGACCGTGCAGCCGACCGGAAGCGGTGGACTCGGTTCCAGCGCGAGCGGGCGAACGACGTCGGAATCGGCCACGATCAACCTACAACAGTTGATCTACGATGGTGGCCGCACGATCGCCAACATCCACTCGGCTAAGTACGCAGACTATGCCGGACGGGCAACGCTGTTGCGCGATCTGCAAACGCTCGCGTTTAACGTCGCCACCGCGTACTACGCAGTTCTGCAAGACAACGCGACGGTAGTGGCCGACGCTCAGTTGGTCAAAGAGTTCGAAGTCAACGAAGCAGCGGTGGTAGCGCAGATCAAGAATGGCGCCGCCGCGCGGTCAGACTTAGCCGCCGCACAGTTTCAAACGGCTCAATCGCGCGGTAACTTGGTAACCGCACAGGGCTCGGCGATCGCCGCGCAATCCACCTTTAACACGACGCTCGGCTTAGATGCCGACGCCGAAGCGGTCCCGAAACAGATTTCGCAGCAAGCGAACCAATCGAATCCGACGTATGCGCTGTCGCTCAAGCGCGCGTTTTTATTGCGCCCCGATTTTCTGTCCTCGAACTACACGGTAACCTCTGATCAGGAGAACTTGCGCTATGCAAAGTTGGCGCGATTCCCGATTCTTAGCGGTGCCGCCAGCTACGGCGCCACCCGTACGCTATCTTCGCCATACACGAATGCCTACAACACGAACGCGTTTTCCAACGACAAGGCGATCGGTTTGACGCTGACGGTGCCGATCTACGACCAAGGCGTAACGAACTACAACGTAGCGTTAGCCGCGGCCACGCTCGATACGGCCAACGCGAACTACAATCAAACGCGCCTGCAGGTCGAATCCGACGTGCGCTCGGCATTGGCGAACCTGATCTCGGCTCGCGCACTGCTGGTCCAGACGAATTCGGAGCTCAATGCCGCGCGCGTTTCGCTGGACGCCACGCAAGCGCAATACAAAGTCGGCGCCACGACGATCATCAACGTGGTCACCGCCGAAGCCAACCTCGCGACCGCGCAAGCCGATAACATTCAAGCGATTTACGGCGTTCAAAACGCGCAACAGAACTATCTGTACGCGACCGGCACGACCGACCTGCAACTCTAG
- a CDS encoding peptide ABC transporter substrate-binding protein: MIRKAAWAALLLAFVASAAGCSKVSSGAAGDTGRHPWTQPGVFRFSEGTDPKGLNPVLDAGSPTLTLAMFIYSWTVRYDSKSRPIPDALSEIPTVANGDVSRDGLTLKYKLRHNIKWQDGQQLTCRDLEFTRQVVMNPKNNVVTTDGFKDIAKIDCTDPYVAVIHMKRLYAPFLQQLWSVNGNAPILPEHILAKYNDDKGSFNTAPYNSLPIGSGPFKVTSWIRGQEVRMVANPDFYLGKPKLTTVVYKILSDENTEETELQTHELDMLGTGSAMKWPQYEALAADPNNGLTAIRVDSFLFAHIDFNLKHPVINDHSVRLALAYATNRNEIIDKILHGSAIAAETDQSPKLSWAYTNNIEHHLFDPDKARQILDAAGWKVGPDGIRVKNGQRLEFELSTQNESNYGKALQTVVQHQWHDVGVQADVKNYPSSQFFDNSPSGTLEGGHYDVALFSWAGAADPDDNAIYSEDNFAPRGQNAMFWANRKASDAMADALKTVDQTRRKRDYTIVQQQLLIDVPTIIISFSRVPYVYNTDFKGFDPSPVISAFWNPWAYSI; the protein is encoded by the coding sequence ATGATTCGTAAAGCTGCTTGGGCGGCGCTGTTATTGGCGTTCGTGGCATCCGCGGCAGGCTGCAGCAAGGTAAGCAGCGGCGCTGCCGGCGATACCGGCCGTCACCCATGGACGCAACCGGGCGTGTTCCGCTTCTCGGAGGGAACCGATCCGAAGGGTCTCAACCCGGTACTCGACGCGGGTTCGCCGACGCTCACGTTGGCGATGTTCATCTATTCGTGGACCGTTCGCTACGACTCGAAATCCCGGCCTATACCGGATGCCCTGAGCGAAATCCCCACGGTTGCCAACGGCGACGTGAGCCGCGACGGTCTAACGCTGAAGTATAAATTACGTCATAATATTAAGTGGCAGGACGGACAGCAGCTGACGTGCCGGGATCTCGAGTTTACCCGGCAAGTCGTGATGAACCCGAAGAATAACGTCGTGACGACCGATGGTTTTAAAGATATCGCCAAGATCGATTGCACCGATCCGTACGTCGCCGTCATTCATATGAAGCGTTTATATGCGCCGTTCTTGCAGCAGTTGTGGAGCGTCAACGGCAACGCGCCGATCCTGCCGGAGCATATCCTGGCGAAGTACAACGACGACAAAGGCTCGTTCAACACCGCGCCCTACAACTCACTGCCGATCGGCAGCGGCCCCTTTAAAGTAACGTCGTGGATTCGCGGGCAAGAAGTGCGAATGGTCGCGAACCCCGACTTCTATCTCGGCAAGCCGAAACTGACGACCGTCGTGTACAAGATTCTCTCGGACGAGAATACCGAAGAAACGGAACTGCAAACGCACGAACTGGATATGCTGGGGACCGGTTCCGCGATGAAGTGGCCGCAATACGAAGCCTTGGCTGCCGACCCCAATAATGGATTGACGGCGATTCGCGTCGATTCGTTTCTCTTCGCGCACATCGACTTCAATCTGAAACATCCGGTCATCAACGACCACAGCGTTCGCCTAGCGCTGGCGTACGCGACCAATCGCAACGAAATCATCGATAAGATCCTGCACGGCTCTGCTATTGCTGCCGAAACCGACCAGAGCCCCAAACTTTCGTGGGCGTACACGAACAACATCGAGCACCACTTGTTCGATCCGGATAAAGCCCGGCAGATTCTCGATGCAGCCGGTTGGAAAGTCGGTCCGGACGGCATCCGCGTCAAAAACGGCCAACGGCTGGAGTTCGAGTTGAGCACCCAGAACGAGTCGAACTACGGCAAGGCACTGCAAACCGTCGTGCAGCACCAATGGCACGACGTCGGCGTTCAAGCGGACGTGAAGAATTATCCGAGCAGCCAGTTTTTCGATAACTCCCCCAGCGGCACGTTAGAAGGCGGACACTACGACGTAGCCCTATTTTCGTGGGCTGGTGCGGCCGATCCCGACGACAATGCAATCTATTCGGAAGATAACTTCGCGCCGCGCGGGCAAAACGCGATGTTCTGGGCGAACCGCAAGGCCAGCGACGCGATGGCCGATGCGCTCAAGACGGTCGATCAGACGCGACGCAAGCGCGATTACACGATCGTTCAGCAGCAGTTACTGATCGACGTTCCGACCATCATCATCAGCTTTTCGCGCGTTCCGTACGTCTATAACACCGACTTCAAAGGATTCGACCCTTCGCCGGTGATTTCGGCATTCTGGAATCCCTGGGCATATTCGATCTAA
- a CDS encoding peptide ABC transporter substrate-binding protein, with protein MTHLKPSDLRPLAVLVAAALLCSCSKAGESGAVKTHSLTLADGSGDITSLNPHLFTELTLGYISELSQAYLVKYDVDNNPYPELATQVPSLANGGISKDGKTITWHIRKNVKWSDGAPFDGDDVVFTTKVVLNPNNNEVGRDGWNLIQKIDEPDKFTVVYHLSRPYSPFLPTFFGSAGANPDILPKHLLAQYATINQVPYNSKPVGIGPFRVVAWHRGDNVELEANPYYFRGEPKLKHITYRLVASIPTLATQMQTGEVNLWPNVPSSYIDQMKAISALQTDLETSPLYNHIDFNVTRPLVSDVRVRQAIRFAINRPELIKKIAHGYGVASESVVPSVNPLAPKDIALVPFDPDKARALLDQAGWKVGPGGIRVKNGQKLSLFFPYFTGSPSADSIVENVRQWLKEVGIDIQTKQFAPATFFAPFQDHGIVYGGKWDMTFFSWQSTPGVDISNNWECNQIPPNGQNVTHFCNKQLDTMLEAAKATYDENQQKALLDKEIKLIVENAPTIVLSNPQVGFTYSKGLTGFKPNAWTPFDNMMDVDN; from the coding sequence TTGACCCACCTCAAACCTAGTGACTTGCGCCCGCTGGCAGTCCTCGTCGCCGCGGCGTTGCTATGTTCTTGTTCGAAGGCCGGAGAGAGCGGCGCTGTAAAGACGCATTCGCTGACCCTGGCCGACGGATCGGGCGATATCACGAGCCTCAATCCGCATCTCTTTACCGAACTGACGCTCGGATATATCTCCGAGCTTTCGCAAGCGTATCTCGTGAAATACGACGTCGACAACAATCCGTATCCCGAGCTGGCCACGCAAGTTCCCTCGCTGGCAAATGGCGGGATCAGCAAAGACGGCAAGACAATCACGTGGCACATCCGCAAGAATGTGAAGTGGTCGGACGGCGCTCCCTTCGACGGCGACGACGTGGTTTTTACGACCAAAGTGGTGTTGAATCCCAACAACAACGAGGTCGGTCGCGACGGCTGGAATCTAATTCAAAAGATCGACGAGCCGGATAAGTTTACCGTCGTCTATCATCTCAGCAGGCCGTACTCCCCATTTCTACCGACGTTCTTTGGCAGCGCCGGTGCCAATCCGGACATTTTGCCCAAGCACTTGCTGGCACAATACGCCACCATCAACCAGGTTCCGTACAACTCGAAGCCGGTCGGTATCGGGCCGTTCCGGGTGGTTGCATGGCATCGTGGCGATAACGTCGAGCTCGAAGCAAATCCGTACTATTTCCGTGGCGAGCCGAAGCTCAAACACATCACGTATCGACTCGTCGCGTCGATCCCGACCCTGGCGACGCAGATGCAAACCGGCGAAGTCAACCTATGGCCCAACGTGCCGTCTTCGTACATCGATCAAATGAAGGCGATCTCTGCGTTGCAAACCGACCTGGAAACGAGCCCGCTGTATAACCATATCGATTTCAACGTGACCCGTCCGCTGGTAAGCGACGTGCGCGTTCGCCAGGCGATTCGGTTCGCGATCAATCGTCCGGAATTGATCAAGAAGATCGCGCACGGTTATGGCGTCGCATCCGAAAGCGTCGTGCCGTCGGTGAATCCCCTGGCACCCAAGGACATCGCGTTGGTCCCGTTCGATCCGGATAAAGCTCGAGCGCTACTCGATCAAGCCGGCTGGAAAGTGGGGCCGGGCGGGATTCGCGTGAAGAACGGGCAGAAGTTATCGCTCTTCTTCCCGTACTTTACCGGCTCGCCGTCGGCGGACAGTATCGTCGAAAACGTTCGCCAGTGGCTGAAAGAAGTCGGCATCGACATTCAAACGAAGCAGTTCGCGCCGGCGACGTTTTTCGCGCCATTTCAGGATCATGGGATCGTCTACGGCGGCAAGTGGGACATGACGTTCTTCTCGTGGCAATCGACCCCGGGCGTCGATATTTCGAACAACTGGGAATGCAATCAGATCCCGCCCAACGGACAGAACGTCACGCATTTCTGCAACAAGCAACTCGATACGATGCTGGAAGCAGCTAAGGCAACGTACGATGAAAACCAGCAGAAGGCGCTGCTGGATAAAGAAATCAAACTGATCGTCGAAAACGCTCCCACCATCGTCCTGTCGAATCCACAGGTGGGATTTACGTATAGCAAAGGCTTAACCGGATTCAAGCCCAACGCGTGGACGCCGTTCGACAACATGATGGACGTCGACAACTAG